GTAAAACAAGCACAAGAAGAAAATGCCACGCAATCTAGACAGCTCCTTGATGCCCTTAAAGCACTTGGCATTGCAGATCAAGACATCGAAACAATTTCCTATACCATTACACCCCAATATGAATATGTAAATGATAAAGCTTTGCTACAAGGATACCGCGTAGAACATTTGTATGAAATTACCGTTTTAAATGTACAAAAAGCTGGGGAAGTATATGATATAGCTGTAACAAACGGAGCAAATGTAGCAAAAGGATTACGTTTTCAACTTTCTCATCCACATCAATATTATCAACAAGCATTGCTGCAAGCTCTGCAACGTGCAGTAGAAAAAGCTCGCGCCATTGCGAGTACCTATAACTTAACTATTAATCCCGTCCCACTCTCGCTTACAGAAGAATCCGCACAACTACCGCGTGAAATGGTGTCTCACACTTCCTTACACGCGCAGGCAGCACCTCCAATTCAAACAGGACAATTAGAAATCATTTCTTCTGTTCGTGCTATTTTTACTTATTTATAAATGGATTTCACTTTTAAGTAAACGTTCTCATTTTATTTGTTGTAAAAACATGATGTTCTGATATAATAAAGGATGGTGAGCCCTGAATAAAAGGGATATCACGGGTGGGAGAGGGATATAAAAAAGAAGGTTTAACATGAAAGGAATACTTGAAAGAACATTTAAATTAGACCTACACCACACATCACCAAAACAAGAAATGTTAGCTGGCGTGACATCATTTTTTACAATCGTTTACATTGTGATTGTAAATGCATCTATTTTATCAGATGCCGGCATCCCACTTGAAGCGGGGATTTTGGCAACTGTTTTTAGTTCATTTGTCGGATGTCTTATGATGGCCTTTTGGGCAAACGCACCTGCAATTCTTGTACCAGGTATGGGGGTAAATGCATTCTTTACGTATACCACTGTTCATACGCTTGGATTAACTTGGCAAGAAGCGTTGGCAGCCGTTTTCATTGCTGGTCTAATTTTTGCCGTAGCTGCGTTTACACCAATTGCTCGTATACTATCTTTATCAATTCCAAAATCATTAAAAGAATCCATCACTGTTGGGATTGGTTTATTTCTTGCGTTTATTGGATTACAAAAAGGTGGTTTAGTCGTTTCGAATGCGAATACTACTGTTGCATTAGGTAAATTGAGCAGTCCAATTGTTCTTGCTACACTGCTTACTCTCATTGTAGCTCTTGTTCTATTTATTCGAAACGTACGTGGGAATTTTTTATGGACAATTGCAATTGGAACTGGCATTGCATGGCTATTCGGCCTTGTTGATACGAGTGAGGTAGGCAATAGCTCATTTTCATTTACGAATTACAGTAATGTATTTGGAGCCATGTCATTTGGAAAGCTTTCGTCCTTACCATTTTGGATTGCAACATTCTCTTTAAGCATGGTGCTCATTTTTGAAAATATGGGACTATTGCATGGATTATTGGAAGATAATCGTAAATTCCCACGTGCTTATCAAGCGAATGCCATTTCCGCAATGACATGTGGTCTATTTGGTACAAGTCCAACCGTTTCAACAGTAGAAGGTGCCGCAGGTATTACAGCAGGCGGAAAGACAGGTCTGACGTCTATCGTTACAGGGGTGTTATTCTTCGCATCGCTGTTTGCTCTTCCGTTTGTCCAACTCATTCCTGATAGTGCCATTGCACCTATCTTAATTATTATTGGTGGTCTGATGATTACAAGCATTCAAGAAATTCCTCTGGATGATTTTTCAGAAGGATTTCCAGCGTTTTTGATCATTGTTATGATCCCGCTCACATATAGTATCGCCGATGGCATTGCGTTCGGATTTATCGCTTACCCTATCTTAAAAGTTGCTCTTGGAAAGCGTAAAGACATCGCACCGTCTATGTACATCATTACATGTTTATTCTTAGCCATGTTCGTATTACATGCTATCGGCTAAAAACCACAGCTGGAGTTTCCAGCTGTGGTTTTTATTTAAACCATCCTTTTTTATAAAACCAAGCCATCATTCCGCCACCTATCAATGCCATAATAGCTAAACAAATAAAATAGCTATACTTCCCCTCTAATTCAGGCATATGTGTAAAGTTCATTCCATATACTCCTGCAATAAATGTTAATGGCATAAAGATTGTTGAGAATACTGTTAATGTTTTCATAATGTTATTCATATGATGTGAATTTAATGAAAAATAACTATCTCGAATATCTGCTGTTAATTCACGGCTCGTCTCAATCATTTCCGTAAGTTTAAGCAAATGATCATGTATATCTTTAAAATAAATTTCATGATCGCTTATACCGTAAAAGCGAGTTGAATTTAAAATGCGATATAATAAATCTCGCATTGGGATAATGGTTCGCCTTAATTTCGATAAGTCCGCACGAATTTCAAATACTTCTTCTAATACACATCCTGCTGTATCCCCTGTTAAATTATCATCGATTGCATTTAAATGATCCTCAATATAATATACAGGTGGGAAGTAATCATCAACGATTTGGTCAATAATTGTATGTGCTACATGGAGGGGACTTTTCTTAATACGCTTTCTTTCACCAAGTGTTTTCCACACTCTTTCAATGGCGTTATTATGTGAGAAATGAAATGAAACAATATAATGATCTCCAACAAACAAGTCGATTTCATGCGGTTCTAATCCTTCTTCTCCAAATGCATGAAGAACTAAAAAATTATATCCATCATAAAAATCAACTTTTGGCCTCTGTACATATTCAAGGCAATCTTCAATCGCAAGGGGATGGAATTTAAAATACTCTTGTAAAATATATGTATATTCCTCTTTCGTTGGTTTATATAGATCAAGCCAATACCACATAATATCTTCACGAGATGTTTCCTCTAGTGAAACATCATATAAAATCTCTTCTTTTTTCGTTATTGCACAAATTCTAATCATAATTTCACCCATTACTATTATAAACAAAAAGTAATAAAAAAAGCCAAGGAGAACTCTCCTCAGCTTTTCGCTTATTATTTCGTTACAATACCATGTACTAATGTAGGTGCTTTGACATGATTTTTTGTAATTTTTATATTCTCATAAATCTTCGTCTTCACATCTTCTACATTTTCACGGTTTGCATAAATTGTTACAAGCGATTCACCTTGTTTTACGCTATCGCCAACTTTTTTCCGAAGCATAAGGCCAACCGCTAAATCAATCTCAGATTCTTTCGTTGCACGTCCAGCACCTAAAAGCATTGCTGCTGTCCCGATTTCATCTGCCACAATCTCAGACACATATCCGTCTTCTTTTGCTTCAACTTCAATTTTATATTTAGCTTGTGGCAATTTAGAAGGGTCATCAATAACTGAAGCATCTCCGCCTTGCGCTGCTAAAAATAATTTAAATGTGTCTAACGCTTTTCCATTATTCATTACTTCAATAAGTTTATTACGTGCATCTTCTAAAGAAGATGCTTTACCAGCAAGGTATACCATTTGACTTCCAAGTGTTAAACATAGCTCTTCTAAATCTTTTGGACCTTTACCTTGCAATGTATCAATTGCTTCTTGTACTTCCAACGCGTTACCGATTGCTTCACCAAGCGGTTGACTCATATCCGAAATAACTGCCATTGTCTTACGGCCTACATTATTTCCAATACGCACCATTGCTTCTGCAAGACGTTTTGCATCTTCATCCGTTTTCATAAATGCACCCGCACCAGTTTTTACATCTAGAACGATCGCATCTGCACCTGCAGCAATTTTTTTACTCATAATAGAACTTGCGATAAGTGGTATAGAGTTTACCGTCGCTGTTACATCACGAAGTGCGTATAACTTCTTATCAGCAGGTGTTAAGTTCCCACTTTGTCCAATAACAGCAATTTTATTTTCATTTACAAGGCGAATAAACTCTTCATTTTCAATTTCCACATGGAATCCTGGCACAGCTTCTAATTTATCAATTGTACCACCAGTATGTCCTAAACCACGTCCAGACATTTTTGCAACTGGTACACCTAAAGCAGCTACTAACGGACCTAGTACAAGCGTAGTTGTATCCCCAACGCCACCTGTAGAATGCTTATCTACCTTTATCCCTTCAATTGCTGAGAGATCAATTGTATCACCGCTATTTACCATTGCCATTGTTAAATCAGCACGCTCTTGTTCATTCATATCTTGAAAGAAAATCGCCATTGCAAAAGAGCTCATTTGATAATCAGGAATATCACCGTTTGTAAATCCTTCAACAATAAAATTAATTTCTTCTGTTGTTAGCGCATGTCCATCACGTTTTTTGGCAATTAGGTCCACCATTCTCATAGTGAGCTCACCCCTTCATTTGTTTTACAATCGCTTTTACCAATGCTAAGAAGTTTGCTTTCACACGTTCTGTTGTTTCAATCACTTCATCATGATGAAGTGGCTGATCTAAAATACCAGCTGCCATATTTGAAATACAAGAAATTCCAAGTACTTTCATACCAGCATGACGCGCTACAATAACTTCTGGCACAGTTGACATTCCTACTGCATCTCCGCCTAATGTACGAAGCATACGAATCTCAGCAGGTGTTTCATATACTGGACCTGTCATCGCAACATATACACCTTCTTGTACTTTAATATTTAACTCTTCGGCAACTTGTTTCACCATTACACGTAGTTCTTTTGTGTAAGACTCAGACATATCTGGGAATCGCACACCCATTTCAGCGTCATTTGGTCCAATTAATGGGTTATGTCCCATAAAGTTAATATGATCTGAAATTAACATAAGATCGCCAGGTTCAAATGATGTATTTACACCGCCTGCTGCATTTGTTACAACGACTGTTTCTACACCTAGTTCTTTCATCACACGAACTGGGAACGTTACTTTTTGCATGTCATATCCTTCGTAATAATGGAAACGCCCTTGCATTGCAACTACTGTAACACCTTGAAGTGTACCAAATACAAGTTGTCCGGCATGTCCCTCTACCGTTGATACAGGAAATTCAGGAATTTCACTATATGGTACTTTCACTGCATTTTCAATTTCATCTGCTAGTACACCTAGTCCAGACCCAAGGATTAATCCAACCTTTGGTGTTTCTTGAAATTTCTCTTTTAAGTATGTTGCTGATTTTGTAATAAGTTCACGATTCATAAATATATCCTCCTATTTCTTTAATTCCTTTAAGAAACTTGTTCCGTATTCTGGCATGTTTACACCGAAGTTTTCTGCTACAGTTGCACCAATATCAGCGAATGTTTGGCGAAGTGGTAATTTCTGTCCGCCATCTTTCATGCTTGGGCTATACACTAATAATGGTACATATTCACGTGTATGATCTGTACCGTGGTGAATTGGATCGTTACCATGGTCTGCTGTAATGATTAATAAATCATCTTCTTTTAATTTTTCAAATACTTCTGGAAGGCGTGCATCGTATTCTTGTAATGCTTCTCCATACCCTTTTGGATCACGGCGATGGCCAAACATTGCATCAAAATCAACTAAATTTAAGAAGCTAAGACCTGTAAAATCCATATTCAATGTATCTATAAGTTTATCCATTCCGTCCATATTAGATTTTGTACGAAGCGCTTCTGTTACTCCTTCACCATCGTAAATATCAGAAATCTTTCCAATCGCAATTACATCATAATTATTATCTTGCAATTCATTCATAACTGTACGACCAAATGGTTTTAACGCATAGTCATGACGATTTGGTGTACGTGTAAAGTTTCCTGGTTCACCAACGAACGGACGTGCAATAACGCGGCCTACCATATACTTTTCATCCAATGTTAATTCACGTGCAATTTTACAAATGTTGTACAATTCTTCAAGCGGTACTACTTCTTCATGAGCCGCAATTTGTAATACGCTGTCGGCAGAAGTATATACAATTAAAGAGCCTGTTTCCATTTGTTCTTTGCCAAGTTCATCAAGAATAGCAGTTCCAGAAGCAGGCTTATTGCCAATAATTTTGCGTCCTGTTCTCGCCTCTAATTCATCAATTAATTCTTTTGGGAATCCTTCAGGGAATACTTGGAATGGTTTATCAATGTAAAGGCCCATAATTTCCCAATGACCTGTCATTGTATCTTTCCCGGTGGATTTTTCTTGCATTTTTGTATAGTAGCCAAGTGGATTTTCTACTTTAGAAATTCCTTTCATTTCACGAATATTTCCAAGTCCTAACTTCACCATATTTGGCATATTCAATCCATTCATATGCTCCGCAATATGTCCTAATGTATCAGCTCCTACATCGCCAAACTTTTCAGCATCTGGTGCTTCTCCGATTCCCACTGAATCCATTACGACTAGGAAAATACGTTTATATTTATGCATCATGACAACCTCCTATATGTTCAGTTCTACTTCTTGTAGTATGTTCAAAACGCTGTAAAGTGAAACTGTTACGAATGAGAATTCTCTCATTTGCTCAAGAATATAACTCATATTTTTCAGTCATTCTCTCACTCTGCTCATCTGATATAAAATGAAACAGAAACTTTCCTGTTTTTTCTAAGTCAGATGTCAGACTTCTTGCACTTACATCATAACATGTTTGCGCTTTCTTTTTAATACATTTTCGTAGAAATTCTTATTTTCCTCACATTTCTATTGTAATCTATTCTGGTGCAAAGCGCTAATAAAATTATGACTTATTTCGTACTATAATAATAAAAAACAGCCCTAATGAGCTGTTTTTTATTTTACTTCTACTGTTTCTTCTTTATGTTCGTGAAGATCACCTTTTCTTACATGAACTTTCACTTTATATTTACCGGATTCTTTAAATGTATATTTGCCTACATATTCACCTTTGTTATCCTCTTTTGCTGTGATGAATGTATGTTTCTCTACACCATCTTTCCAAATTTCAAATTGCACTTCTGCTTTAGTTAGCGCTTCTTCTTTTTGTTTCACATGAGCTTTCAGTGTAGATTCAGCATTTGCTTTCACATCACCAGCCATAAAGTGAATCATTGTATCACTTTTATGGTCACCATGTCCTGCTTCATGAGCATCATGTCCTTTTTTTGCATCTTCAACTTTCGCATTTCCTACAGCCACTTTTACTTCTGGCATTAC
The window above is part of the Bacillus cytotoxicus NVH 391-98 genome. Proteins encoded here:
- a CDS encoding SIMPL domain-containing protein codes for the protein MQSGMNHYVPNLRHHNDDKKATITVQGEGIVSVRPNIVTLTIGVRTEHKNVKQAQEENATQSRQLLDALKALGIADQDIETISYTITPQYEYVNDKALLQGYRVEHLYEITVLNVQKAGEVYDIAVTNGANVAKGLRFQLSHPHQYYQQALLQALQRAVEKARAIASTYNLTINPVPLSLTEESAQLPREMVSHTSLHAQAAPPIQTGQLEIISSVRAIFTYL
- a CDS encoding NCS2 family permease; its protein translation is MKGILERTFKLDLHHTSPKQEMLAGVTSFFTIVYIVIVNASILSDAGIPLEAGILATVFSSFVGCLMMAFWANAPAILVPGMGVNAFFTYTTVHTLGLTWQEALAAVFIAGLIFAVAAFTPIARILSLSIPKSLKESITVGIGLFLAFIGLQKGGLVVSNANTTVALGKLSSPIVLATLLTLIVALVLFIRNVRGNFLWTIAIGTGIAWLFGLVDTSEVGNSSFSFTNYSNVFGAMSFGKLSSLPFWIATFSLSMVLIFENMGLLHGLLEDNRKFPRAYQANAISAMTCGLFGTSPTVSTVEGAAGITAGGKTGLTSIVTGVLFFASLFALPFVQLIPDSAIAPILIIIGGLMITSIQEIPLDDFSEGFPAFLIIVMIPLTYSIADGIAFGFIAYPILKVALGKRKDIAPSMYIITCLFLAMFVLHAIG
- the corA gene encoding magnesium/cobalt transporter CorA — encoded protein: MGEIMIRICAITKKEEILYDVSLEETSREDIMWYWLDLYKPTKEEYTYILQEYFKFHPLAIEDCLEYVQRPKVDFYDGYNFLVLHAFGEEGLEPHEIDLFVGDHYIVSFHFSHNNAIERVWKTLGERKRIKKSPLHVAHTIIDQIVDDYFPPVYYIEDHLNAIDDNLTGDTAGCVLEEVFEIRADLSKLRRTIIPMRDLLYRILNSTRFYGISDHEIYFKDIHDHLLKLTEMIETSRELTADIRDSYFSLNSHHMNNIMKTLTVFSTIFMPLTFIAGVYGMNFTHMPELEGKYSYFICLAIMALIGGGMMAWFYKKGWFK
- a CDS encoding pyrimidine-nucleoside phosphorylase, whose protein sequence is MRMVDLIAKKRDGHALTTEEINFIVEGFTNGDIPDYQMSSFAMAIFFQDMNEQERADLTMAMVNSGDTIDLSAIEGIKVDKHSTGGVGDTTTLVLGPLVAALGVPVAKMSGRGLGHTGGTIDKLEAVPGFHVEIENEEFIRLVNENKIAVIGQSGNLTPADKKLYALRDVTATVNSIPLIASSIMSKKIAAGADAIVLDVKTGAGAFMKTDEDAKRLAEAMVRIGNNVGRKTMAVISDMSQPLGEAIGNALEVQEAIDTLQGKGPKDLEELCLTLGSQMVYLAGKASSLEDARNKLIEVMNNGKALDTFKLFLAAQGGDASVIDDPSKLPQAKYKIEVEAKEDGYVSEIVADEIGTAAMLLGAGRATKESEIDLAVGLMLRKKVGDSVKQGESLVTIYANRENVEDVKTKIYENIKITKNHVKAPTLVHGIVTK
- a CDS encoding purine-nucleoside phosphorylase, which translates into the protein MNRELITKSATYLKEKFQETPKVGLILGSGLGVLADEIENAVKVPYSEIPEFPVSTVEGHAGQLVFGTLQGVTVVAMQGRFHYYEGYDMQKVTFPVRVMKELGVETVVVTNAAGGVNTSFEPGDLMLISDHINFMGHNPLIGPNDAEMGVRFPDMSESYTKELRVMVKQVAEELNIKVQEGVYVAMTGPVYETPAEIRMLRTLGGDAVGMSTVPEVIVARHAGMKVLGISCISNMAAGILDQPLHHDEVIETTERVKANFLALVKAIVKQMKG
- the deoB gene encoding phosphopentomutase; this encodes MHKYKRIFLVVMDSVGIGEAPDAEKFGDVGADTLGHIAEHMNGLNMPNMVKLGLGNIREMKGISKVENPLGYYTKMQEKSTGKDTMTGHWEIMGLYIDKPFQVFPEGFPKELIDELEARTGRKIIGNKPASGTAILDELGKEQMETGSLIVYTSADSVLQIAAHEEVVPLEELYNICKIARELTLDEKYMVGRVIARPFVGEPGNFTRTPNRHDYALKPFGRTVMNELQDNNYDVIAIGKISDIYDGEGVTEALRTKSNMDGMDKLIDTLNMDFTGLSFLNLVDFDAMFGHRRDPKGYGEALQEYDARLPEVFEKLKEDDLLIITADHGNDPIHHGTDHTREYVPLLVYSPSMKDGGQKLPLRQTFADIGATVAENFGVNMPEYGTSFLKELKK
- a CDS encoding FixH family protein, producing the protein MKKFIITLFIAMLALAGCNTNKEESPKKEKLEEVKVAVQTNPKEVKPNEKTEVQALVTQGKEKVTDADDVKFEIWKDGDEKHEMLNGKHKGKGVYAVEKTFPSDGVYHIIAHTNAREMHVMPEVKVAVGNAKVEDAKKGHDAHEAGHGDHKSDTMIHFMAGDVKANAESTLKAHVKQKEEALTKAEVQFEIWKDGVEKHTFITAKEDNKGEYVGKYTFKESGKYKVKVHVRKGDLHEHKEETVEVK